From Amycolatopsis cihanbeyliensis, a single genomic window includes:
- the gap gene encoding type I glyceraldehyde-3-phosphate dehydrogenase: MTVRVGVNGFGRIGRNFFRAVHALRVGSGHDIEVVAFNDLGNVATMAHLLKYDSVLGRLSEEVSTNDEGIVVGGKTIKALAERDPAKLPWGDLGVDVVVESTGFFTNAEDARKHLEGGAKKVIISAPAKGEDLTVVLGANDSAYDGSQTIISNASCTTNCLAPLTKVLHDAFGVEQGLMTTIHAYTADQNLQDGPHKDLRRARAAALNIVPTSTGAAKAIGLVLPELNGKLDGYALRVPVPTGSSTDLTVTLSRSASVEDINAAYRAAADGPLKGILRYSEEPIVSSDIVTDPASCIYDAPLTKVIGNQVKVVGWYDNEWGYSSRLADLVKLVGSKLS; the protein is encoded by the coding sequence GTGACGGTTCGCGTAGGCGTCAACGGCTTCGGCCGGATCGGCCGCAACTTCTTCAGGGCTGTTCATGCCCTGCGGGTCGGAAGCGGCCACGATATCGAGGTGGTCGCGTTCAACGACCTCGGCAACGTCGCGACCATGGCCCACCTGCTCAAGTACGACAGCGTCCTCGGCCGGCTTTCCGAGGAGGTCAGTACCAACGACGAGGGCATCGTCGTCGGTGGCAAGACCATCAAGGCGCTGGCCGAGCGGGACCCGGCCAAGCTGCCGTGGGGCGACCTCGGCGTGGACGTCGTGGTCGAGTCCACCGGCTTCTTCACCAACGCCGAGGACGCCCGCAAGCACCTCGAGGGCGGCGCCAAGAAGGTCATCATCTCCGCGCCCGCCAAGGGCGAGGACCTCACCGTGGTGCTCGGCGCGAACGACAGCGCCTACGACGGTTCGCAGACGATCATCTCGAACGCCTCCTGCACCACCAACTGCCTCGCGCCGCTGACCAAGGTGCTGCACGACGCGTTCGGCGTGGAGCAGGGCCTGATGACCACCATCCACGCCTACACCGCGGACCAGAACCTGCAGGACGGCCCGCACAAGGACCTGCGCCGCGCCCGCGCCGCGGCGCTGAACATCGTGCCGACCTCGACCGGCGCCGCCAAGGCGATCGGCCTGGTGCTGCCCGAGCTGAACGGCAAGCTGGACGGCTACGCGCTGCGAGTTCCGGTGCCCACCGGCTCCAGCACCGACCTCACCGTCACGCTGTCCAGGAGCGCCTCCGTCGAGGACATCAACGCGGCCTACCGGGCGGCGGCCGACGGCCCGCTCAAGGGCATCCTGCGCTACAGCGAGGAGCCGATCGTCTCGTCCGACATCGTCACCGACCCGGCGTCCTGCATCTACGACGCGCCGCTGACCAAGGTCATCGGCAACCAGGTCAAGGTGGTCGGCTGGTACGACAACGAGTGGGGCTACTCCAGCCGCCTCGCCGACCTGGTCAAGCTCGTCGGCAGCAAGCTGTCCTGA